In Morococcus cerebrosus, a single genomic region encodes these proteins:
- a CDS encoding Gp37 family protein, translating into MSATRPIIDAVVEHLQAAIPWVSVEAFPERPSEYQFIHPVGAILVGYGGSKFGDIEQLGRIAQQRDVRLMLTVFGSSLNADDGTLAILDETRLAMVGFAPPNCQPCHLISEEFLAEDAGAWQYQLVLQTETQQVEVCREEKRPLFNAAAYRRPDQDLNPDLKPKK; encoded by the coding sequence ATGAGCGCGACACGTCCGATTATTGATGCGGTAGTAGAGCATTTGCAGGCCGCTATCCCGTGGGTCAGCGTTGAGGCTTTCCCCGAGCGCCCGTCCGAATACCAATTTATCCATCCCGTCGGGGCAATCTTGGTCGGCTACGGCGGCAGCAAATTCGGCGATATTGAGCAGCTCGGCCGTATTGCGCAGCAGCGTGATGTCAGGCTGATGTTGACCGTTTTTGGCAGCAGCCTTAATGCGGATGACGGCACGCTGGCGATTTTAGATGAGACACGTCTTGCTATGGTTGGTTTCGCGCCGCCGAACTGCCAGCCCTGCCACCTTATCAGTGAGGAGTTTTTAGCCGAGGATGCGGGCGCATGGCAGTATCAGCTTGTCTTGCAGACTGAGACTCAGCAGGTTGAAGTCTGCCGTGAGGAAAAACGTCCCCTCTTCAATGCCGCCGCCTACCGCCGACCCGACCAAGACCTCAATCCCGATTTAAAACCTAAAAAATAG
- a CDS encoding capsid cement protein translates to MAQTKQVVLVTTVKTSGKVVKNRFVDFAGKQAAAGVKVLGTATLDADAGEMLAVDVLGIALVEAGGTIAVGDEVAADAQGAAVKAAGNAKIAGTARSAATAAGEVIQVFLKG, encoded by the coding sequence ATGGCACAAACGAAACAAGTGGTCTTGGTAACCACGGTCAAAACATCAGGTAAGGTGGTCAAAAACCGCTTTGTGGATTTCGCGGGCAAACAGGCAGCCGCCGGTGTGAAAGTGCTGGGTACTGCTACTTTGGATGCGGATGCGGGCGAAATGTTGGCCGTCGATGTATTGGGTATCGCCTTAGTCGAGGCAGGCGGCACGATTGCCGTCGGCGACGAGGTGGCAGCCGATGCGCAAGGTGCGGCAGTCAAGGCGGCAGGTAATGCCAAGATTGCCGGTACGGCGCGCTCTGCGGCAACGGCAGCGGGCGAAGTCATCCAAGTATTTTTGAAAGGCTGA
- a CDS encoding gp436 family protein, with protein sequence MYIGADDLTAAMGKMELVQLTNDNARGTEPDAQVIDAAVRYACDLVDGYLRGRYVLPLAETPTVLQPLCINIARHFLHSRRINRADFPKPLETAYNTTIKTLESIRDGKIHIGIATLDKPSQPEPGAYHVRVRDKMDLGGY encoded by the coding sequence ATGTATATCGGCGCGGATGATTTGACGGCTGCGATGGGCAAAATGGAGTTGGTGCAACTGACCAACGACAATGCGCGCGGGACGGAACCCGACGCTCAGGTCATTGATGCGGCAGTGCGTTATGCCTGCGATTTGGTGGACGGATACCTGCGTGGCAGATATGTGCTGCCTTTGGCAGAAACGCCGACGGTGTTGCAGCCTTTATGCATCAACATTGCCCGCCATTTTTTACACAGCCGCCGCATCAACCGCGCCGACTTTCCAAAGCCGCTGGAAACCGCCTACAACACTACCATTAAGACACTTGAGTCTATTCGCGACGGCAAAATCCATATCGGCATCGCTACATTGGACAAGCCGTCGCAACCTGAGCCGGGCGCATATCACGTCCGAGTGCGCGACAAAATGGATTTGGGAGGCTACTGA
- a CDS encoding HU family DNA-binding protein — MNKSELIQAIADEAELSKRAASEFVDAFVSVVTQAMKDGKDVTLVGFGSFHTAQSAERKGRNPKTGEPLTIAARKTPKFRAGKALKEAVNR, encoded by the coding sequence GTGAATAAATCCGAATTAATCCAAGCCATCGCCGACGAAGCGGAATTGAGCAAACGCGCTGCGTCAGAATTTGTCGATGCGTTTGTCAGCGTGGTAACGCAGGCGATGAAGGACGGCAAAGACGTTACGTTGGTCGGCTTCGGTTCGTTCCACACCGCCCAATCTGCCGAGCGTAAAGGCCGCAATCCGAAAACGGGCGAACCGCTGACCATCGCGGCACGAAAAACGCCTAAATTCCGTGCAGGCAAGGCGTTGAAAGAAGCGGTTAACCGTTAA
- a CDS encoding major capsid protein, translating to MSASHLRGLRGQYDPVLTNIALGYKQANFIAEKIFPQVFADKEGLRVPVFGKGSFVEYQTERAVGAASNVITLDSPSFMPVVLEEHDLAAGVDYREQAESMYDERAKATRRVVNGVQLRQEIETAALLQNKSAYQSGFSKDLAATQKWSDKNSDPLADIETARETVRAGCGVRPSVLVVGASVLSALKRHEKLIGALGANERKSLLTVEQLKNLLELDDIIVGEAVSTPAANKATQDIWGKFASLIVRPNAASGGNDEGEPSFGYTFRRRGMPVVDRFEAVGGKVEYARYTDIRKAAVVGGACGFLFENAVA from the coding sequence ATGAGTGCATCTCATTTGCGCGGCCTGCGCGGTCAGTATGATCCAGTTTTGACCAATATCGCACTGGGCTACAAACAGGCGAATTTCATTGCCGAGAAAATCTTTCCACAGGTTTTTGCGGACAAAGAAGGCTTGCGTGTGCCGGTGTTCGGCAAGGGTTCGTTTGTCGAGTATCAGACCGAACGTGCGGTCGGTGCGGCATCGAATGTGATTACGCTGGACTCACCAAGCTTTATGCCGGTCGTGTTGGAAGAGCATGATTTGGCGGCAGGCGTAGATTACCGCGAACAAGCCGAATCCATGTACGACGAGCGCGCCAAGGCAACACGCCGCGTGGTCAATGGCGTGCAGCTGCGTCAAGAAATCGAAACTGCCGCCCTCCTGCAAAACAAATCGGCTTATCAGTCCGGTTTCAGCAAAGATTTGGCCGCCACCCAAAAATGGAGCGATAAAAACTCTGATCCGTTGGCAGACATCGAAACCGCCCGCGAAACGGTTCGCGCAGGCTGCGGTGTACGCCCGTCGGTGCTGGTGGTAGGCGCGAGCGTGCTGTCGGCGCTGAAACGCCACGAGAAGCTCATCGGCGCACTGGGGGCTAATGAGCGCAAGTCCCTGCTCACGGTCGAGCAGCTGAAAAACCTGCTGGAGCTGGACGACATCATCGTCGGCGAAGCGGTATCTACGCCTGCCGCCAATAAGGCCACTCAAGATATTTGGGGCAAATTCGCCAGCCTGATTGTGCGTCCGAATGCGGCTTCCGGCGGCAATGACGAGGGTGAGCCGAGCTTCGGTTATACCTTCCGCCGCCGCGGTATGCCGGTAGTCGACCGCTTCGAAGCGGTCGGCGGCAAGGTGGAATACGCGCGCTATACCGACATCCGCAAAGCGGCGGTGGTCGGCGGTGCATGCGGTTTCTTATTTGAAAACGCGGTTGCTTGA
- a CDS encoding DUF3164 family protein: MSNLDVSQYKQDAKGNLVPLANIREIDLLRDELVQEIAAKARAVQDDLIAFKREAMDDIAAFVQLSADRYDVNVGGKKGNISLHSFDGAYRVNLAMQDTLVFDEGLLAAKALIDECINEWTEGSRTELKTLINAAFQVDKEGNISTARVLGLRRLQITDEKWQRAMDALSDSLQVHISKPFVRVYQRGEDGEYQLINLDVAKV; this comes from the coding sequence ATGAGTAATTTAGATGTAAGCCAATACAAACAGGATGCCAAAGGCAATCTCGTGCCGCTGGCCAATATCCGCGAAATTGACCTGCTGCGCGACGAGCTGGTGCAGGAAATCGCTGCAAAAGCCCGCGCGGTACAGGATGACTTAATCGCCTTCAAACGCGAAGCTATGGACGATATTGCGGCGTTTGTACAGTTGAGTGCCGACCGATACGACGTGAATGTCGGCGGTAAGAAAGGCAATATCAGCCTGCACAGCTTTGACGGCGCGTACCGCGTCAACCTCGCCATGCAGGACACACTGGTATTCGACGAGGGGCTGTTGGCGGCCAAGGCTCTGATTGACGAGTGTATCAACGAATGGACGGAAGGCAGCCGCACGGAATTGAAAACACTGATTAACGCGGCCTTCCAAGTGGATAAAGAAGGCAATATCAGCACCGCCCGCGTCCTCGGCCTGCGCCGCCTGCAAATCACGGATGAAAAATGGCAACGGGCGATGGATGCGCTCTCCGACAGTTTGCAGGTGCATATCAGCAAGCCGTTTGTGCGGGTGTATCAGCGCGGCGAGGATGGGGAGTATCAGTTGATTAATTTGGATGTGGCGAAGGTGTGA
- a CDS encoding Gp49 family protein: MTLFLKREDLVARIADTRYHRVEGTTATVCTVILHSGFVVIGKSACITPDIFDEAKGREFAYEDALKNLLDLEAYRVKENAHDAQEKES; this comes from the coding sequence ATGACTTTATTTTTAAAGCGTGAAGATTTGGTTGCGCGTATTGCCGACACTCGATACCACCGTGTCGAAGGTACGACTGCTACCGTGTGTACTGTGATTTTGCATTCGGGTTTTGTGGTCATCGGCAAGTCTGCCTGTATTACTCCCGACATCTTTGATGAGGCAAAAGGCCGCGAATTTGCCTATGAGGATGCCCTCAAAAATTTGTTGGACCTCGAAGCGTACCGCGTCAAAGAAAATGCGCATGACGCGCAGGAAAAGGAGTCTTAA
- a CDS encoding gp16 family protein — translation METRAQKKQRLIRLIHVAKTQLMMDDGEYRALLANLSCGKTSSTKLSVEELELAVRAMKMRGFVVTTKAQAVSSKPDLPVHMPNRMMEAQVKKIRALWLELHHLGAVRSPSELSLARFVKRMTGIDYHGWLGTDDAIRVIEHLKKWKVRVENGGQQSA, via the coding sequence ATGGAAACCCGTGCTCAGAAAAAACAGCGGTTGATACGGCTCATCCATGTGGCCAAAACCCAGTTGATGATGGACGACGGCGAATACCGCGCGCTGCTCGCCAATCTGTCATGCGGTAAGACGAGCAGTACCAAACTGTCGGTCGAGGAGCTGGAGCTTGCCGTACGGGCGATGAAAATGCGTGGCTTTGTGGTTACTACTAAGGCGCAGGCGGTATCAAGCAAGCCTGATTTGCCGGTGCATATGCCCAACCGCATGATGGAGGCGCAGGTCAAAAAGATACGCGCGCTTTGGTTGGAGCTGCACCATTTGGGCGCCGTGCGCAGCCCGTCTGAATTGAGCCTGGCTCGATTTGTCAAACGCATGACGGGCATAGATTATCATGGATGGTTAGGGACTGATGACGCGATACGGGTCATCGAGCACTTAAAAAAATGGAAAGTGAGGGTGGAGAATGGCGGACAACAGAGTGCCTGA
- a CDS encoding Mor transcription activator family protein: protein MADNRVPELVADLEDQAVACLMSVLPIERQQAVEVSKKLSHHLTSNWGGQLIYFPKNLLGRVSERDLKIYKEFNGKNHVELARKYDLTVQHIYRIVKEVGMAERAKNQGDLFV, encoded by the coding sequence ATGGCGGACAACAGAGTGCCTGAGCTGGTGGCAGATTTAGAAGACCAGGCGGTTGCCTGCTTGATGTCGGTATTGCCGATAGAGCGGCAGCAGGCGGTCGAGGTATCTAAAAAGCTGTCTCATCATCTGACCAGCAACTGGGGCGGGCAGTTGATTTATTTTCCGAAAAACCTTTTGGGCCGGGTATCCGAGCGAGACCTGAAGATTTATAAGGAGTTTAACGGCAAGAATCATGTGGAGCTTGCCCGCAAATATGATTTGACCGTCCAGCACATCTACCGCATCGTCAAGGAGGTCGGGATGGCGGAGCGGGCAAAAAATCAGGGAGATTTGTTTGTGTGA
- a CDS encoding tyrosine-type recombinase/integrase: MSWFSNWLSRPPRFQTAAEEYLSVSLAKCCPEMQKYTRYRMERYVYPFIGQQRIHRITPMQIIRCIQTYEQDAPSQARRLLQVVSGVYRYAKVQGWCRYNPAEGLGIALKPYTYKGFSFIPPQDMPEFLAAVDTHTNIDAAALTAFWLIVYTAVRRGEAVNAALSEFDFATATWTIPAARMKMRRPHVVPLAPQVVDLLSAWLVERTRRGISGDLLFGGIGGHRPLHVITQAGWRDKMTIHGFRKVFSTHAHESGLWSVDAIELQLAHIISGVRGVYNKAMLLDERRQLMIWYADEINRWRAIGRGGYNDS, from the coding sequence ATGAGCTGGTTTAGCAATTGGCTGTCCCGGCCGCCCCGTTTTCAGACGGCAGCTGAGGAATACCTGTCTGTCAGCCTCGCCAAGTGCTGTCCGGAAATGCAAAAATACACCCGCTACCGAATGGAGCGGTATGTGTATCCGTTTATCGGGCAGCAGCGTATCCACCGCATCACACCCATGCAAATCATCCGCTGCATCCAAACCTACGAGCAAGATGCGCCGTCGCAGGCACGGCGGCTGTTGCAAGTGGTATCAGGGGTGTACCGATATGCCAAGGTGCAGGGCTGGTGCCGCTACAATCCTGCCGAAGGGCTGGGCATTGCGCTAAAACCCTATACTTACAAGGGCTTTAGCTTTATCCCACCGCAGGATATGCCCGAATTTTTGGCGGCGGTGGATACCCATACCAATATCGATGCCGCCGCGCTGACTGCCTTTTGGCTCATTGTCTATACCGCTGTTCGGCGCGGCGAGGCGGTTAATGCAGCGTTGTCTGAATTTGATTTTGCGACGGCAACATGGACGATCCCTGCAGCGCGGATGAAAATGAGGCGGCCACATGTCGTCCCACTCGCGCCTCAAGTTGTGGATTTGTTGTCTGCTTGGCTGGTTGAGCGAACACGGCGCGGAATTTCCGGAGACCTTTTATTTGGCGGTATCGGCGGACACCGCCCTTTGCACGTTATCACGCAGGCCGGCTGGCGGGACAAGATGACTATACATGGATTCCGCAAGGTTTTTAGCACACACGCCCACGAAAGCGGGCTATGGTCAGTTGATGCGATCGAATTGCAGTTGGCCCATATCATCAGCGGTGTGCGCGGCGTTTATAACAAGGCGATGCTGTTAGACGAGCGCAGACAATTAATGATTTGGTACGCGGACGAGATAAACCGATGGCGTGCCATCGGTCGCGGCGGATATAATGATTCCTAA
- a CDS encoding ExeA family protein, translating to MLLRKATLNQAAKQHFSLFRDPFNDEIQSADDVYMTSDVRYVREAMFQTACHGGFVAVVGESGAGKSTLREDLQDRINREGRQIILIEPYVLAMEDNDQKGKTLKAVHIAEAILEAVSPGTSPKRSPEARFRQIHRALSESAKAGNKHLLLIEEAHGLPLPTLKHLKRFFELKNGFERLLGIVLIGQTELAQKLSENNPAVREVVQRCEVVTLLPLTDGKLEGYLKHKFDRVNADMAKILDKSAIDAVAERLTVKSRTSKGLETNSLLYPLAVNNLVAAAMNQAAELGFEMVDGDVVRGV from the coding sequence ATGTTACTACGAAAAGCAACTTTAAACCAAGCGGCAAAACAACATTTTAGCTTATTCCGCGACCCGTTTAATGACGAAATCCAGTCTGCGGACGATGTGTATATGACGTCTGATGTGCGCTATGTGAGAGAGGCAATGTTTCAGACGGCCTGCCACGGCGGTTTTGTGGCGGTGGTCGGCGAAAGCGGAGCGGGTAAATCCACACTGCGCGAAGACCTGCAAGACCGTATCAACCGCGAAGGCCGACAAATCATCCTGATCGAGCCTTATGTCTTGGCGATGGAGGACAACGACCAAAAAGGCAAAACGCTTAAGGCGGTACATATTGCCGAGGCCATTTTGGAGGCGGTGTCGCCGGGAACAAGCCCGAAACGCAGCCCGGAAGCACGTTTTAGACAAATCCACCGCGCTTTGTCGGAAAGCGCGAAAGCAGGCAACAAACACCTGCTCTTGATTGAAGAGGCGCACGGTCTGCCGCTGCCGACCCTGAAACATCTGAAACGCTTTTTTGAGCTGAAAAACGGCTTTGAACGCCTGCTCGGGATTGTCTTAATCGGTCAGACGGAGTTGGCACAAAAACTCAGCGAAAACAATCCTGCGGTGCGCGAGGTGGTGCAACGCTGCGAGGTGGTTACGCTCTTGCCGCTGACCGACGGCAAGCTGGAAGGCTATCTCAAGCACAAATTTGACCGCGTCAATGCGGACATGGCGAAGATTTTAGACAAAAGCGCGATTGATGCGGTTGCCGAGCGTCTGACAGTCAAAAGCCGCACGAGCAAAGGATTGGAAACCAACAGCCTGCTCTATCCGCTGGCGGTCAACAACTTAGTGGCGGCAGCGATGAATCAGGCGGCGGAGCTTGGTTTTGAGATGGTTGACGGCGATGTGGTACGGGGGGTGTGA
- a CDS encoding DUF1870 family protein: MHYIVIEAYRRLLFLTVLEAAKSVACTSVRPDGVSERAWNRWESGEGVMPDEVEENLLALIRLRQREIDSIAAQIAGGTKPILTAPKKGADVLEYKIKLSVFAEAMAMGCKEAK, translated from the coding sequence ATGCACTACATTGTCATTGAGGCGTACCGTCGTCTTTTGTTTTTAACCGTTTTGGAAGCTGCTAAGTCGGTCGCCTGTACATCTGTCCGTCCTGATGGTGTATCAGAGCGAGCCTGGAATCGTTGGGAGAGCGGAGAGGGAGTTATGCCTGATGAGGTGGAGGAAAATCTGTTGGCCCTAATACGGCTCAGGCAGAGAGAGATAGACAGTATCGCCGCGCAGATTGCCGGCGGAACTAAGCCTATACTGACCGCCCCAAAAAAAGGGGCGGATGTATTGGAATACAAAATCAAATTGTCGGTTTTTGCTGAGGCAATGGCGATGGGCTGCAAGGAGGCTAAATGA